One Gossypium raimondii isolate GPD5lz chromosome 3, ASM2569854v1, whole genome shotgun sequence genomic window carries:
- the LOC105795522 gene encoding protein ALTERED PHOSPHATE STARVATION RESPONSE 1, protein MGCVASRIDKEGRVQACKDRKKLMKQLVGYRGEFADAQLAYLRALKNTGVTLKQFTESDTLELENTSYALRLPPSPPSPLPPSPPPPPSFSPESRKAGGDNGKGEVGQEDSMEINQDDCSTLPVRSTSSSWNYWGLFESTSPPHHPKQSEIVESVEDEGQGEEIGENTKISTLPEKSQPGEIIDDNSSSTSLNDKDSSDVTMVVWKKNKSLEEIVKELDDYFLEASAGGKAIAVFTDKNIGDNSHPSKLKENKRKSSNSAKVFSALSWSWSSKSLQFARDAVQCGSNEPCKPGAHCSTLDKLYAAEQKLYKEVKEEETTKLERERKLMLLQKQDENHDWSKTEKIQSSVENLDNVLRHLQNSISTSCSSILEIIDEELYPQLETLISGLMEMWKMMYKCHRVQNLISQQLNHVTDISIDLTTDSHRQATDQLETEVSFWYYSFCKLMKSQQEYVRTLCKWIQLTDCLVDDNHQSRHASAVRKLCGEWQCGFEKLPDKAASEAIQSFLLAIRAIIQHQAAEHSQQRKSDKLQERLQKELTSLSELKKKVEGSVAADLSPKHPLSLKCAKIEALEKRVDMEMGKHLNLVQVNKTMTLNNLKTSLPCAFQALMKFSKASVQVFEAIHGHAQPEIPCNEASETSAN, encoded by the exons ATGGGCTGTGTTGCTTCAAGGATTGATAAGGAAGGAAGGGTACAGGCTTGTAAGGATAGAAAGAAGCTTATGAAGCAATTGGTGGGATATAGAGGAGAATTTGCTGATGCACAGTTGGCTTATTTGAGGGCATTGAAGAACACTGGTGTAACTCTTAAGCAGTTTACTGAGTCAGACACATTGGAACTTGAAAATACCTCATATGCTCTTAGGTTGCCTCCATCTCCTCCTTCCCCCTTGCCTCCTTCTCCTCCACCGCCACCTTCTTTTAGCCCTGAGTCAAGGAAAGCCGGTGGTGACAATGGTAAAGGAGAAGTTGGCCAAGAAGATAGCATGGAGATTAACCAGGATGATTGTTCTACCCTGCCGGTTCGTAGTACAAGCTCGTCATGGAACTATTGGGGTCTTTTTGAGTCTACTTCACCTCCCCATCATCCAAAACAGTCTGAAATCGTAGAATCAGTTGAGGATGAAGGTCAGGGAGAGGAGATTggtgaaaatactaaaataagtACTCTCCCTGAGAAGTCTCAGCCTGGGGAAATTATTGATGATAACTCATCATCGACGAGCTTGAATGATAAAGATTCTAGCGATGTGACCATGGTGGTatggaagaaaaataagagCTTGGAGGAAATCGTAAAGGAGTTAGATGATTACTTTTTGGAAGCATCAGCTGGTGGGAAAGCAATAGCTGTTTTTACAGACAAAAATATAGGGGACAATTCTCATCCATCGAAactcaaagaaaacaaaa GGAAGAGTAGCAATTCTGCAAAGGTTTTTAGTGCATTGTCGTGGAGTTGGTCTTCTAAGTCTCTCCAGTTTGCAAGAGATGCTGTTCAATGTGGATCTAACGAACCGTGCAAGCCTGGAGCTCATTGCAGTACTCTTGATAAGCTATATGCTGCAGAGCAAAAGCTTTATAAGGAAGTGAAG GAGGAAGAAACCACCAAATTGGAGCGTGAAAGGAAATTGATGTTGCTTCAAAAGCAAGACGAAAACCATGACTGGAGCAAGACAGAGAAGATCCAATCAAGCGTTGAGAATCTGGATAATGTCCTAAGACACCTGCAAAATTCAATAAGCACGTCCTGTTCGTCTATATTGGAGATCATCGATGAGGAACTTTACCCCCAGCTGGAGACATTAATATCCGG GCTGATGGAGATGTGGAAAATGATGTACAAATGTCATCGAGTTCAGAACCTTATTTCACAGCAGTTGAATCATGTGACTGATATAAGCATTGACCTGACCACCGACTCTCATCGTCAAGCTACAGATCAGCTTGAAACTGAGGTTTCTTTCTGGTATTACAGCTTCTGTAAGCTCATGAAATCTCAGCAAGAGTATGTCAGAACACTCTGCAAATGGATCCAACTTACTGATTGCCTTGTGGATGACAACCACCAGAGTCGTCATGCATCTGCAGTTCGTAAGCTCTGCGGAGAATGGCAGTGcggttttgaaaaattacctgATAAA GCAGCTTCAGAGGCAATTCAGAGTTTTTTGTTAGCCATCCGAGCGATAATCCAACATCAGGCAGCAGAACACAGCCAGCAAAGGAAATCTGATAAGCTTCAGGAAAGGTTGCAGAAGGAGTTGACGTCACTGAGTGagttaaagaaaaaggttgagggaAGTGTAGCGGCCGATCTGAGCCCCAAGCATCCTTTATCGTTGAAGTGCGCCAAAATCGAAGCCTTGGAGAAGCGAGTTGATATGGAGATGGGCAAACATCTCAACTTAGTCCAAGTAAACAAGACCATGACTTTAAACAATCTAAAAACTAGCCTGCCTTGTGCATTTCAGGCTTTAATGAAGTTCTCGAAAGCTTCTGTTCAGGTCTTTGAGGCCATCCATGGCCATGCTCAGCCAGAAATCCCTTGTAATGAAGCATCGGAGACCTCAGCAAACTAA
- the LOC105795519 gene encoding DNA damage-binding protein 1a: MSTWNYVVTAHKPTNVTHSCVGNFTSPQELNLIVAKCTRIEIHLLTAQGLQPMLDVPIYGRIATLELFRPHGEAQDFLFIATERYKFCVLQWDSETSELITRAMGDVSDRIGRPTDNGQIGIIDPDCRLIGLHLYDGLFKVIPFDNKGQLKEAFNIRLEELQVLDIKFLYGCSKPTIVVLYQDNKDARHVKTYEVALKEKDFVEGPWSQNNLDNGADLLIPVPPPLCGVLIVGEETIVYCSANAFKAIPIRPSITKAYGRVDADGSRYLLGDHAGLLHLLVITHEKEKVTGLKIELLGETSIASTISYLDNAVVFIGSSYGDSQLIKLNLQPDAKGSYVEVLERFVNLGPIVDFCVVDLERQGQGQVVTCSGAYKDGSLRVVRNGIGINEQASVELQGIKGMWSLRSSTDDPFDTFLVVSFISETRILAMNLEDELEETEIEGFNSQVQTLFCHDAVYNQLVQVTSSSVRLVSSTSRELRNEWHAPSGYSVNVATANATQVLLATGGGHLVYLEIGDGTLTEVKHAQLEYEISCLDINPIGENSNYSHLAAVGMWTDISVRIFSLPELNLITKEQLGGEIIPRSVLLCSFEGTSYLLCALGDGHLLNFQVNMSNGELTDRKKVSLGTQPITLRTFSSKNTTHVFASSDRPTVIYSSNKKLLYSNVNLKEVGHMCPFNSAAFPDSLAIAKEGELTIGTIDDIQKLHIRTIPLGEHARRICHQEQSRTFAICCLKNQSSADESEMHFIRLLDDQTLECISTYPLDTFEYGCSILSCSFSDDTNVYYCVGTAYVLPEENEPTKGRILVFIVEDGKLQLIAEKETKGAVYSLNAFNGKLLAAINQKIQLYKWMLREDGSREIQTECGHHGHILALYVKTRGDFIVVGDLMKSISLLIYKHEEGAIEERARDYNANWMSAVEILDDDTYLGAENNFNLFTVRKNSEGATDEERGRLEVIGEYHLGEFVNRFRHGSLVMRLPDSEVGQIQTVIFGTVNGAIGVIASLPHDQYVFLEKLQSNLRKVIKGVGGLSHEQWRSFNNEKRTAEAKNFLDGDLIESFLDLSRGKMEEVSKGMGVSVEELSKRVEELTRLH, translated from the exons ATGAGTACGTGGAACTACGTCGTAACCGCACACAAACCTACCAACGTCACCCACTCCTGCGTCGGCAACTTCACCAGCCCTCAGGAGCTCAATCTCATCGTTGC GAAATGTACTCGTATTGAAATTCATTTGCTTACTGCTCAAGGATTACAG CCTATGTTAGACGTGCCAATATATGGGAGAATTGCGACTCTTGAACTTTTCCGTCCACAT GGTGAAGCACAGGATTTTCTGTTTATTGCAACAGAAAGATACAAATTTTGTGTCCTTCAATGGGATTCCGAGACATCCGAGCTTATTACAAG GGCTATGGGGGATGTTTCAGATCGTATTGGTCGACCCACAGACAATGGACAG ATTGGCATAATTGATCCTGATTGTAGGTTAATTGGGCTTCATCTATATGATGGGTTGTTTAAG GTTATTCCTTTTGATAACAAAGGGCAACTTAAAGAAGCATTTAATATAAG GCTTGAGGAACTTCAAGTATTGGATATCAAGTTTCTCTATGGTTGCTCGAAGCCTACAATTGTAGTTCTATACCAG GATAATAAAGATGCGCGCCATGTTAAAACATATGAGGTGGCTTTAAAGGAGAAGGACTTTGTTGAGGGACCATGGTCCCAAAACAATCTTGACAACGGAGCCGATTTGCTTATACCTGTACCCCCACCTCTCTGTGGTGTCCTTATTGTTGGGGAAGAAACAATTGTCTATTGCAGTGCCAATGCATTCAAAGCAATTCCAATCAGACCT TCAATTACAAAAGCCTATGGAAGAGTCGATGCTGATGGATCGAGGTATTTGCTTGGCGATCACGCTGGCCTTCTTCACCTGCTTGTCATAACCCATGAGAAAGAGAA GGTCACTGGACTCAAGATCGAACTCTTGGGAGAAACATCTATTGCATCTACAATATCTTATCTTGATAATGCAGTTGTCTTCATTGGTTCAAGTTATGGTGATTCACAG CTGATAAAGTTAAATCTACAACCTGACGCAAAAGGTTCTTATGTGGAAGTTTTGGAAAGGTTTGTCAATCTGGGGCCTATTGTTGACTTTTGTGTGGTCGACCTTGAGAGACAAGGGCAGGGTCAAGTTGTTACTTGCTCTGGAGCTTACAAAGATGGTTCTCTTCGTGTAGTTCGGAATGGAATAGGAATTAATGAACAG GCATCAGTAGAACTTCAAGGTATCAAAGGAATGTGGTCATTGAGATCCTCAACGGATGATCCATTTGACACCTTTCTGGTTGTTAGTTTTATCAGCGAGACACGCATTTTGGCAATGAATCTTGAGGATGAGTTGGAAGAAACAGAGATTGAGGGATTTAATTCTCAAGTGCAGACTTTGTTCTGCCATGATGCTGTTTACAATCAGCTTGTACAG GTTACGTCTAGCTCTGTAAGGCTTGTGAGTTCAACATCTAGAGAGCTACGCAATGAATGGCATGCTCCATCTGGGTATTCGGTCAATGTTGCCACTGCCAATGCTACCCAG GTTTTACTAGCAACAGGAGGGGGCCATTTGGTTTATTTGGAAATTGGTGATGGCACATTAACAGAAGTCAAACATGCTCAGTTGGAGTATGAAATCTCATGTCTTGACATTAATCCCATTGGTGAGAACTCTAACTACAGTCATCTGGCTGCTGTTGGAATGTGGACAGATATAAGTGTGAGGATATTTTCACTCCCTGAACTGAATCTCATCACAAAGGAGCAATTGGGAGGAGAGATTATTCCTAGATCTGTTCTTCTTTGCTCTTTTGAAGGG ACCTCTTACTTGTTATGCGCCCTTGGTGACGGTCATCTCTTGAATTTTCAAGTGAACATGAGTAATGGTGAATTAACAGATAGAAAAAAGGTTTCTCTTGGGACTCAACCCATAACGCTTCGTACTTTCTCCTCCAAGAATACCACCCATGTATTTGCCTCTTCGGATAGGCCAACTGTCATTTATAGTAGTAACAAGAAATTACTCTACAGCAATGTCAATTTGAAGGAAGTCGGTCATATGTGCCCTTTTAACTCTGCTGCTTTTCCAGACAG CCTCGCAATTGCAAAAGAAGGTGAACTTACTATAGGCACGATTGATGATATTCAGAAGCTTCATATCCGCACTATCCCACTTGGGGAGCATGCGCGTCGCATCTGCCATCAAGAACAGTCTCGGACCTTTGCAATATGTTGTTTGAAAAACCAGTCTAGTGCTGACGAATCTGAAATGCATTTTATTCGCCTGTTAGATGATCAAACCTTGGAATGTATCTCGACTTACCCTCTTGATACTTTTGAGTATGGTTGCTCCATTCTTAGCTGTTCATTCTCAGATGACACTAATGTATATTACTGTGTTGGGACTGCATATGTTTTGCCAGAAGAAAATGAGCCAACTAAG GGCCGTATACTGGTTTTTATTGTTGAAGACGGGAAGTTACAGCTTATTGCTGAAAAGGAAACTAAGGGAGCGGTTTACTCTTTAAATGCTTTCAATGGCAAACTCCTGGCTGCtattaatcaaaaaattcaaCTATATAAGTGGATGCTTCGAGAGGATGGCTCCCGTGAAATACAAACTGAATGCGGACATCATGGCCACATCCTTGCTCTCTACGTGAAAACTCGTGGGGATTTTATTGTTGTTGGTGATTTGATGAAATCAATTTCATTGTTAATCTACAAG CATGAGGAAGGTGCGATAGAGGAACGAGCCCGTGACTACAATGCAAACTGGATGTCAGCAGTTGAAATTCTTGATGATGATACTTATTTAGGTGCTGAAAACAACTTCAATCTGTTCACTGTTCGGAAGAACAGTGAAGGTGCCACTGATGAGGAACGGGGCCGTCTTGAGGTGATTGGTGAGTATCACCTTGGGGAATTTGTGAATAGGTTCCGTCATGGTTCCCTTGTGATGCGGTTGCCAGATTCAGAAGTGGGCCAGATTCAAACCGTTATTTTTGGCACCGTCAATGGTGCAATTGGCGTGATTGCTTCTCTTCCGCATGATCAGTATGTGTTTCTGGAGAAGCTGCAATCGAACTTAAGGAAGGTGATAAAGGGCGTGGGAGGGTTGAGCCATGAACAATGGAGGTCATTCAACAACGAGAAGAGAACTGCAGAAGCCAAAAACTTTTTGGATGGAGACTTGATCGAATCATTTCTTGATCTGAGCCGTGGAAAAATGGAGGAAGTTTCTAAAGGAATGGGAGTTTCTGTGGAGGAGCTGTCCAAGAGAGTGGAGGAACTGACGAGGTTGCATTGA